CATGACATTGCCATCTTTGAGGATGTGAACAATGTTATTGACACGAATATCAATTCGGCATAATAGCCATAATCTCCTTTAAACACAATTCTTAATAAATTAGTACCTCTAATGCTCATGTCATAAAAAATAAGGGGGAAGAAAGAAACAGCATAATTAGAGCTCGGATTCAAATTGCATATTTGATACCAAAATACTTGCCATTGAACTTCACAAAAATAGCCACCTTGCTAGAACCTCAACAGACTAATCTTCGTATTCAGATGACACATTTACCCCATCAAGTAGAACCAAACTCTCTATGGAATTGGCTGCGTAACCAGCCCATCTAATATTTGATTCCATTATAAGACTGTTCTGAAGTAGATTCTCAGGGTCAATTGATATCAGCTCCATGCAAATCGTAATTAGCAATTCACCATTGTCTGTACAGCCATGGAAATGATGAAACCAATCCATTGGTACACATTTTCTGGTCCAAGACTCTGCCACGCCATACTCCTTCATCACCCATAAGTGGCACATAATGCCCCCAGTAGCTCGATGGTTAGAGATAATAATATAAGCGAGCGATCCCTTGAACACTGTAAGATATGATTGGTATAAATCTAATAAATCCAGAGGCAGCATTATCTTATGGAATCTCTCATCATTAATGTCAAAGGACAAAATGAAACTGCAGTGTTTATTAGCTGCTATACAGTGCAGTGctccattaaaaaatatatatggtgAATGATGAGAAAGACGTCCAGCGTTGGGGTCGGACAACTCCGCCGACACTACCTTCCTCCACGAATCCGTACTCAATGTGTAAACCTCAGCCTCAGTCGGTGGATCTGGCTCTCCAAGAGACCCTGGGGAACTCACAAGTCTAAGAATCTTGAAATCATTCATTTGAGAATGATAAGCAAGTCCAAGGGTGGCACTATCAAAAGGGTCAGTCAAAAGAGCAGGAGCAAGCATCTTAAACTTTCTAATGCTTGGGTtccacaaatatatcatatgatCACCATTGTTTTCGTCAAACCTATCGAGGCAGAAGATGCCATTACAGAAGCAATTCATGAAGGCATCAC
The sequence above is drawn from the Quercus robur chromosome 7, dhQueRobu3.1, whole genome shotgun sequence genome and encodes:
- the LOC126693460 gene encoding F-box/kelch-repeat protein At3g06240-like isoform X8, whose amino-acid sequence is MSRPTEKLRLLTERVLDDDIVFDILTRLPVKSLIRFRCNENNGDHMIYLWNPSIRKFKMLAPALLTDPFDSATLGLAYHSQKNDFKILRLVSFPGSLGEPDPLTEAEVYTLSTDSWRKVVSAELSDPNAGRLSHHSPYIFFNGALHCIAANKHCSFILSFDINDERFHKIMLPLDLLDLYQSYLTVFKGSLAYIIISNHRATGGIMCHLWVMKEYGVAESWTRKCVPMDWFHHFHGCTDNGELLITICMELISIDPENLLQNSLIMESNIRWAGYAANSIESLVLLDGVNVSSEYED
- the LOC126693460 gene encoding F-box/kelch-repeat protein At3g06240-like isoform X5 yields the protein MSRPTEKLRLLTERVLDDDIVFDILTRLPVKSLIRFRCVSKSWYSTITNPIFIATHFKLNEAKSLYNKNSHNGYLLYTPVTEGYSFHEELRTLVYNRDRTVTEISRFITPFPICDAFMNCFCNGIFCLDRFDENNGDHMIYLWNPSIRKFKMLAPALLTDPFDSATLGLAYHSQMNDFKILRLVSSPGSLGEPDPPTEAEVYTLSTDSWRKVVSAELSDPNAGRLSHHSPYIFFNGALHCIAANKHCSFILSFDINDERFHKIMLPLDLLDLYQSYLTVFKGSLAYIIISNHRATGGIMCHLWVMKEYGVAESWTRKCVPMDWFHHFHGCTDNGELLITICMELISIDPENLLQNSLIMESNIRWAGYAANSIESLVLLDGVNVSSEYED
- the LOC126693460 gene encoding F-box/kelch-repeat protein At3g06240-like isoform X4, which encodes MSRPTEKLRLLTQRVLDDDIVFDILTRLPVKSLIRFRCVSKSWYSTITNPIFIATHFKLNEAKSLSNKNSHNGYLLYSPVTEGYSFHEELRTLVYNRDRTVTEISRFITPFPICDAFMNCFCNGIFCLDRFDENNGDHMIYLWNPSIRKFKMLAPALLTDPFDSATLGLAYHSQMNDFKILRLVSSPGSLGEPDPPTEAEVYTLSTDSWRKVVSAELSDPNAGRLSHHSPYIFFNGALHCIAANKHCSFILSFDINDERFHKIMLPLDLLDLYQSYLTVFKGSLAYIIISNHRATGGIMCHLWVMKEYGVAESWTRKCVPMDWFHHFHGCTDNGELLITICMELISIDPENLLQNSLIMESNIRWAGYAANSIESLVLLDGVNVSSEYED
- the LOC126693460 gene encoding F-box/kelch-repeat protein At3g06240-like isoform X2, yielding MSRPTEKLRLLTERVLDDDIVFDILTRLPVKSLIRFRCVSKSWYSTITNPIFIATHFKLNEAKSLSNKNSHNGYLLYSPVTEGYSFHEELRTLVYNRDRTVTEISRFITPFPICDAFMNCFCNGIFCLDRFDENNGDHMIYLWNPSIRKFKMLAPALLTDPFDSATLGLAYHSQMNDFKILRLVSSPGSLGEPDPPTEAEVYTLSTDSWRKVVSAELSDPNAGRLSHHSPYIFFNGALHCIAANKHCSFILSFDINDERFHKIMLPLDLLDLYQSYLTVFKGSLAYIIISNHRATGGIMCHLWVMKEYGVAESWTRKCVPMDWFHHFHGCTDNGELLITICMELISIDPENLLQNSLIMESNIRWAGYAANSIESLVLLDGVNVSSEYED